The Aspergillus fumigatus Af293 chromosome 3, whole genome shotgun sequence region CGTCTCATCTGGCGTCTCAGCTCTGCGATCACGGCATTGAACCGGAAAAGTTCGTGGGACTCCTCTTTGAAAAGTCCAAATGGACCACCGTGGCCATATTAGCCGTACTCAAGGCCGGCGGGGCATTCGTGCTCCTTGATCCCACCCAGCCAGCGGCATACCTGTCGGCCATCTGCACCATGACGAGGACCGCGCTCCTGCTATGCTCCTCTCACAATCAGCGTCTCGCGGCAGAGCTGAGGCAGACGACCATTCAAGTGCCCCGGGATCCGTACCACGGAGCCATGCCCACCAGCGACTTTCGGCGACAGTCGTCCCCTGCAGTCCAGCCCCATCACACCCTGTACGCATGCTTCACCTCTGGGTCGACGGGGCGGCCGAAAGGGTTCATCATCGACCATGTGGCATTCAACAGCGGTCTGCAGACGTACGCTCACGCAACCGGCTTGGGATGCGATTCCCGGGTCTTCCAGTTTGCGTCGTATAGCTTTGCACCCAGTATCACGGATCAACTCGCCTCACTCATTGTGGGGGCTTCGATATGCGTGCcggccgaggaagagctgCAAAACGATGTTGAAGGTTCCATTTCCCAGCTGCAGGCGACCTGGCTAAAGTTGACCCCCTCCGTGGCCCGGACCTTGGATCCCGGACGACTCCCTTGCGTCAAAACCCTAATTCTAGTGGGCGAGGAGGCTCAAGTCTCCGACGTCGCCGCATGGCAAGATCATGGAATCACGGTCCTGGGACTGTACGGCCAGTCGGAGAATGCCAAGGGCACGATGGTCTCGCGCAAGAGTAGTGAAGATGCAGACCCCGGCAATATCGGCTCTCCATTCTGCGCCGTGGGGTGGGTTGTCGACCCCGATGACTATCACCGCCTCATGCCCATCGGCGCGACGGGGGAGCTCCTCCTAGAAAGCCCATGTCTTTGCCGCGGATATATTGACAACGAGGACGAGACGAAGCTAGCCTTCGTGTCGAAGCCATCCTGGCTCACCCAGGTTCGGGGGCAGGGCACCGCACAACCCCTTTTGCGCACGGGAGACATCGTCCGATACAATTGCGTCGACGGCACGTTCTGCCTCGTTGGCCGCAAGGGAAACCGGGTCAAACTTCGAGGCCAGCGCCTGGAGCTCGCTCAGGTGGAACATCATCTTCGCTCCTGTTTGTCGAGCACACACCCCGTTCTGGCTGATGTCGTACAGCCAGCGAACGAGAACGGCCGGGACCCGATGCTGGTCGCATTCGTTCCGTGGGCGGACAGCCAGTCGGCCGCGGATGCGACGGACGGCTTCTTTGCGCCACCCACGAAGGATTTTCAGACCCAAGCCCGTGCGGTCCTTGGGAGGTTGCGGCATCTTCTGCCCTCGTTCATGGTCCCCAGCACCCTTTTGGCCGTGCGTACCATACCACGGACGGGCACGGGAAAGATTCACCGGCGACGCCTGCAGGAGGCGGCATCGATGCTTTCCCGGAAGCAGCTGATGGCGTACATCTCGCCGTTCATCCCATACCGGGCGCCAGAGACAGAGCTGGAGAGGAAGCTGCAGCGGGCCTGTGGCCGGTTGTTGAATATCGAAGCCGACCAGATCAGCATGCAGGACAACTTCTTCGATCTTGGCGGTAACTCGCTCACAGCAAGGCAGCTTGTGGCGGTAGCGCGCGCAGAAGGCCTACAGGTCAGTGTTGCGCAGATATTCCAACAGCCCACCCTGGCTGGACTCGCACAAACCCACAGGCACCCAGTCCGACGCGCTGAAGTTCCTCGCAGCAGCCATGACCCAGACCCGTTCGGCCGGGTTCGGGACGATGTTCGTCGGGAAGGTCTGCCACATATCGCGCGTGGCAACATTGAGGATGCACTGCCTGTACTCTATACGCAAATGACCACGGCCCGAGATCATTGCGTTGATTTCTTCCCGCTGCGCGTCATCGGCGGCCAGCTAGATCCCGAGCAACTTCGTCTGGCATGGACTCGGGTCATCCAAGCCTTCCCCATTCTACGGACGGTGTTCCCCCGATTCCGGGGCCGCTTTATCCAGCTTGTTGTCCGGGATATCGGAGACTCAAACTTTTACCGAGTCGTCGAAGCTCCATCCGGCCAGACGGCCGAGGAGTGGGCAAGGGCCCTCTGTACGGAGGCAATCCAATTCCGATGCCCAGTCGACCGGCCTGTAGCCCAGCTGACGCTCATCCAGGCAGCCGGCTCGAGTGCACTCGTCCTGCGGCTCTGTCACGCCCAGTATGACGGCTCCTGTCTGGAACATCTCGTCCGAAGTCTGATGATGGCTTACCATGGCCGGCCTCTTGTGGTCGAATCGGACTTCCAAGCGTACACCCGCACATGCCTCCGGCTTCGCATCCCGGAGGTGCTCGACTTCTGGCGCCGCTTCCTGGCCGGTTCATCACCGACGCAGCTCGCGTCGTCAATGACAGGCGATCGCGAGGCGGCGCGGAAGATCAATCGGTCGTTCTTCCGGCGCGAGGTCAACAGCCTGGCCGCCCCGGCGGGGTTCACTCTTGCGACCGTCGTCAAGGCGGCCTGGTCATGGGTGCTGAGGAACGAAACCCGATCCGAGGACGTCGTATTCGGCCAGCTCGTAAGCTGCCGTGGCAGTGTGCCTCTTCCCCATGCCGACACCATCATCGGCCCATGCATGAACATCATCCCCGTCCGGGTGGGACGCGACTTACTCGGCGCCGTGCAAGCCCAGCATGCGCAAACCATGGAGTTCGACATGATCGGGATGGACGAGATCGTCAGACATTGTACCTCGTGGCCGGCGGGGACCGAGCCGGACTCGATCATAATCCATGAGAACTTCCATGTGGACTGGGAGGTTCACGACGGAGGGGTGACCATTCAGAAGATCGCCGCGGTGTTCAACCAGCAGCCATCGTCATTGACCTTTCTGATAACGATTCCGACAGAAACAGGCTTGATCGCAGTCCTCATGGCCCCCGCAAACATGAGCAGCACGCATGCAGACCGCGTTCTTGATCTGTTTTGCAACACATTAACCCGCCTTGCTTGGTCGCCAGCTGCTGTATTACGGCGATCCGAGTGACTTCCTGGCAAATCGAATAGGGGAGATTCTTGGAAAGCTTTGGTGTATCTGGGGAATGATGAAATATCGGAATGGGTTCAGCAAATGGCTGTCTACCGTACAGAGAGGTCAATATAAGAGCATTGACAGAGCCCATTCTCTGATCCACCTCTGTACCCGTCATAGATGACTCTTTCTATGTAGTCCAGACCCAAGTTAGGGAGGTTTGGGTGATCAACACTATACATGATGACCTGAGAAAGGTTGAAAACAGAATATAGTACGTACTGACGCATTTCTCGTTCAAAGACAATGGGTGGCTGGTGGGATAGAGCAAACATCCGCAACCTGCATGGTGCCATTCAGTAAGCATATCGCAGTAGGTATTGAACAATCTACAATGGCAATTGATTTGCTTCTCTGTCCAGACTGTATGCATAAGTCAGTCAGATACTCCTCTCCGTCCTCGTCCGACTCCCACTCAGGCTCGAGACTGGCAAACGCTGCGGCAATATTGATTTGCTTCTCTGCGTGGACTTGTTCTCCTTGGCCATTATCCCAGCGCGCCTCATATCGTATATTGTAACCGTCGACAATCATGACAAGGTCATATTCAACGCGGTAATGGCGTCGACCGAGCTCATTATCCGGCTTGACTGGCCGGATGTGGCCCTCGGTACGCAAGAAAGTCATATCTGACACATACAGATGTTGGTTGCATTTAAACCTCTGCTTAGTGTTTGCTGGGAATGTGAACAAAGTTCGAAACCTGTATTCAGCAAATGGAGGAACTTCATCGCCCTGACCGGCGTGAATTTATGTCAGCCAACAAACGATATACACTAGTTTTGGCCGGGGTCTCCGTCGCCATACCTTCTTCAAGACCCAACAGATGGTATTCTTCACGTATAAGTCTCCATTGTTCGGATCAACCTGCTTCGGTTTGCTTGAGTTATGAGCCTTGATAAGCTCAGGATCCCAGGGCTCGGTGCGCAGGTAACCGTAGCTCGACTGGATGATCCTAATCGGCCCTAGTTCTTGATTGAGAGCCCGGAGAACCGCACCAGAAGCAACCGCAGTGTCGCTGCCATATTCGGCAATCAGGACAATCAGTCTTTATATGCCGTAAGTATCCGAGACAAACTCACCGGACGTTAGGGCGCAAGAGACCCACGGGGGAGCCGACAATCTCAACTGACCGCTGGCGCAAGATCGCCTTGAGATAGCGATGCAGGGAAGGTGATGCAGCAAACCCCCCCAATCAGTAAGACTTTCTAGTCCAGTCGTGATTAGCTGCCAGATTGACTCCAAGATGATTTCGGAGCATGCGCAGGCGTACCTTGACGATGATCCCCTTTTGGCGGGCTGCCTGGAGCTGTTTCAGCATGAGCCTGGAGGTTCCCTCCAAGCAAGGGCGGAAAATATCTTTAAATTCCTTCCTGGAGTACGGCGCCGTTAGAGATCCAGCATCATAGTATAGTGATCACTCTGCGCGGGCCGGGGCCTTACTGGTCCAGTCTCAGTCGGTGGTCTGTGAAGTTCTTTGCCTTATTCTCCCTGAGCCCTTGGATAAAAAACACGTGGCCTGTGAAATTGCTATCCATGATGTCGCAATTCCTCTTGACTTTGGTTTCAAATTCCCAGACCTGGGATGCAATGATTCCCTCCATGGTGATCGCTTTGCGTGCCCCAGGAGTGGGAGACGTGAGATAGGTTTCATCCTTTAACCGGTCTCGCAAAATCTCCTCACATCGTTCATTCAAGTAGCTCGAGCCACATAGAGCGCCTAAGGCAAGGCATAAATCTTTCAGCGGCCAGGTCTGTCACTGTTTCGAAGACTGTACACACGCACCTTCTGGTTTCACAGCCTCCTTTTCCAGCTGGAGAGGTTCGGTGTTTCTCAATTTATAGATCACTGCGTCGACAGTCCCACCCCCGGCATCCAGGACCATGAAGGTATCTCCGGCCTATTGTTCTTGTACCTGATGCGTTAGACAGGCTGAGTGCATATCGCGAAATCATGCTGGGGGTGAATGTCACCTTCACCTCTCGAGTGGACGCCAACACATGGGCCGCAGCAGCCTCCGGTTTGGAAACGATGTAGAGATTTTCGACACTGTTGGAGATGGTTCGACCAAAGAGCGATCGACGGCTGGCCTCGATCAATGCATCTTGCATTTTTCTCACTGCCCGTCTTCGCCAGACGACTGGAACACAGAGCACCCACTCGACTGAGTCGTTGTCATTGAACATATGCAACGAAATGAGTTGAGCTTTGGTGTGCGCAAGCAAGTGGCTTAAGAAGTCAACAATCAAGTCCATGCTGTCGTTGATAATCCCTAATTCCGCCAGGTTCTCGGCAGTCGCCTGGAGCTGTTCGCGGAGCTCCCTAGTGTAATCCGTCTTGTCCAACAGCAACTTCGAACGGGTGATTCTCTGAAAGCTGCTGCGATCTGCATCCGGTAGATTGAAATGTTCCGGCACAAAGAACCCCCAGCGAAAGATTTGCTCCGGATCGCGCGGGGGGGTCCACATCCATCGCCTCAGCAGAATCCGCCTGCCTGGGCCGGGCGTTCAGAGGATAGCACGTTTCCGTGGGCACTTCCGTCGTCAACCCTCGCTCTTTCTCGCCAGAACCGGGATACAACGAAATGGATGAAATCTGGTGGATGTCTACCATAGTTCTGTCTTCCCCCGGTCGAAGGACTGTGTACGCCACGGCGGAGGACGTGGTTCCAAAGTCCACCGCAACGATGAACTGTCGAGGCTGCTGTCCCTCATCCCCGCCATTGGGACCGTTTGTCGCGGGCAATTCAGGACCGGCGGATGGTCGATTGATTTCGGACTCAATGATGTCGTCTAAACAATTGTTCGAGAAAGCTCTGACGAACGTGGGACGCATGTTTTGGGAAAGCAAACGTCTGGATATTCGTCTTCCGGATTGGTGCTAGGTTCAAGGACGAGGGTGACAAGGCGTTCCTTTTGGAACAGGAAAGTAGGCCTCCGGCTCTGTACCGGCAATAGTCTCTGTGAGTGAGAATAGAATATATAAAGACGAACTAATCCATTCTTTGCTATCTTACTTAGAGAGAGGATCTACACCAGAGCAGAGAGAAACaaaagtatatatatagtatacTAAGCCTAATTAGGCAGGTAGTATAGGAGTAGTATTTACACCCCTCTCACTCCAAGCTGGAGTTGTCATTTATGCTTAACTTATTACCTAATTAGAAAGGTATAATAGTCTCTAGAAGATTCATCATTCCTAgctgtcaaggtactggactgcaggtaaacagaaataggttaataaggtagttaatactcaggctggctatagtaatctatatctatctagTCTAGTTACAGGgcagactagtataggcaggctctataaaaaggatatagcttaaagacctttaaataggttgctGAATTGtgcagtgaagatattcctagagtcaTATGATCCCTTCTTAGCAACgccaactcctatccacggcagcaccatgacactATCTTTACTAGCTGAGAGAGATAAAGATATTTACATGAGCCATTAAGGTgagatgtctaggcactaagcctattcAGGAAACATAAGCGAGGGAGTGGTATTCACAAGATTGCAATTCCTGAGTTATTACGCTGAATGAGAAGTATCTGCTCATATACAGTGCGATGACTTTAGGACATTAATATGGGTTCTGCAATAAGCCTATAACTCCGTCGACCATCGTCGAATCCTGATAGTTCCCATAGTATCCTCCAGTTCCCATAGTATCCTCCAGCTGAGTGTACCACACCCCCTAACCTCGCCCCGGTAACGTTGAAGATGTATCTACAACTGACGAATTTGCCATACTCGACCCGTCGGCCGCAATGGCCTCCGCAAAAGCCCGAGGGTGGTAGCGAGAGCTGGTATATGTAGTCTGAAAGCCCTGGCTGGGTACCGCCTCCAGAGGCATGAACTGGTCCGATGCAGGGGATGTGGCGTGGATTGTCCAGTGGTCAACATCTGTTGCTCCATTCCAGCTTACCCAGAAGGTGGTTGCTGGGTTTGGAGATGCACTGTATGCTCGAAGCGCCGGAGGGTCACTTGGCTTTGCAGTCCAATTGGCCTTGTATGCGCGGTAATTCTGTGAACCGGGGGACTCCAATGTCGCAAAGAATATGGCAGTGCCGTCCTCGGTATGTTCCGAAATCGCGGGATGGTTGCCCCATCCGATCAGAACATGCTTGTTCGGTAATACTTGGGTGTTTCCCTGAAAAAGAGAAAGCAGGCCGTTGCCAGGGGCATGGTATTGTCTAGTCAACGTTGACGTGTTCGTCTGGTGGTCGATGGAAACAATCTTCCCGGACGAAGCGGAGGACGTGTTTTGATGCAGGTTGCTCGCGTTATCGAAGAACGAGAGAACTGTGGTGgtctcgttctcctcgtGGAACCGGGCGTCATGTTGATAGGAGAAATTGTAACCGCTCAGCTGGAACGAAGATTGAGTGCCGCCCAGCTGCCAGATGATGGACCCAGTCGCGCCGGAAACCTTGTATATGCAGCTGGTATGTCTTGCAGATACCAGGTAGTCGCCATCGCGATTCTTATCAACCGAATTGATATGGAAATAGTCCCACGCGCTACCATTAGTCCGGCCATCACCAACCACCCCATCTAACTGCAGGGGGGTCAGGGTAGCTGAAAGGGGAACGTGGTCAAGCGACTTCCACTCAAATAGGACCCTTCCTGTCTTTATATCAACCTCTTGGAAGGCGCCGCTGATCACCCAACCATTTCCCGGACCTATGCCATATGCGGCGAGATTGTAAGGCTCTGTTTGGTATACACTGATGAGTGCGGTCTTTCCATCAATGACTCTCAGTTCGTGCAAATCGCCAGGAAACATCCCGTTGCCGCTGTGCACCGTGGTGGTTTCTTGGTAAGCGTCGTCCAAAATCGTATAATAGCCCCTGGTATATCCCTCGGTTTGCACTCCTTGATGATAGCAGAGGTGGTCTGATCCCTCATAAGGGCAGACGTGGAGGTTATGGAACATATCAGTGCTCGAGCGATTGGCCCCGCTCCATACAAGGTTCTAGCCACGTCAGAGCCGTCACGAAATCAGAGCAGGGTAATGCACCAACACCAGAAGTGTCAAAGATATAGGGCCCCGGCAGATCTACGCCATAGGGGGTGAGAAATAGGTAGCCCGGGGTAAGAAGCCTATCGTTTTTCAGGTTGATATTGAGAACTGGGGCCTGGATATCCGATCGCTTGTCCAGCCGAATCAGAGTTAGTATACTCTTGGGCAATCTCATGGGAGCTTTCACTGACAGACTGGAAGGACGTCGAATTTGCGCAATTTATCACACGGACAAATGTCAAGATCCAAAGAACCACCACCAGGCTTTTCCTCAGAGATACTAGGTTGCTGTTCTGGTTCGCAGCCATCGTGACTTTGTTACGGGAGATCGTTGCCCTCGGCCACAAGTTCCCAGGAGTGCCTGAAAGGATTCGACTTGAGAGACAATAAATCCTACGATTCTGCATTACATCATGACTTCGTTTCTCAAACATGAGTCTATAGTGGCTAGACTACATAGCGTGGGGTATGGAGATATAGTTTGAAGGTGCATTTCCCGAACGTTATTCCACACGAGTCCCAGGTTGCAAGAACACATGGACAGTCATTCCAAGATGGCCATACTTGTCCAACACAAGTCCGGGGCAAACTTGTGCAAGCCATATATCATGACCACCTACTCTGGCCTGAATTGGGCGGCTTTGTGTGGACATACATAAAGGCCTACACTCAGCGGATTGAAGATAACCCTGAAGCAGCCGAACATGGGCCCCGGCCATCGTTCTATTGGCGGGAAGTTCCCTCTTTGTTCGGTTCGGGGCCTCATTTAACTTCCCCAGATTCCGTCGACTCAAAAGTCATCGAGATCGGGGTTCGCGGCCCCATCGTATTCCAAGTCGTCGGTGACACGCCACAGACCCAATCTGGGTCTCTGACCGATTATGGGGTCTAGCACATCCGCATGCGGCTTCCATGACCTCATCGCTAGAGATAAATGATTTCTCGTTCGCTTCTTTTTCATAAGGCATTACACCTCGATATATGTAGCCTTTCCCATCAATGCATTCCATGAAATGCACGATTTCTCTTTGCCTAGGCGCACACCAAATGGATCCGTTTGGACATTGCAGTACAGAGAGGGAACTGCGATGAGAATAGTGACTGATATCATGTATTTATTGATATTGGAAAGTGTCTTTCATCACGTAAGATGTAACCTCAATGAATAGCACCATACTTCCATCCTATGAATGACAGCTTTATACTTGAGTCCAGGGACAACGAAAACGGTATTATATACCCCGATGATATCTACTCCAACAGTCCACAGTCGAACCTACGAGCTTGCTGGAATTCAATCGTAATGTTTAACCAACTTGGACACTTGTTCTCTGTTCCCGTCATAAACTAGGTTTGCATTCATGgaatagatattattaagtactAAAGTATCACGGAACGGCAGTCAAAGACAACATCAATGGATAAATAAGCGCCAGAATCCTAGATGGTTTGTCCCGTATTAAATATTAAGCCCCATGTACCTCCCATCATTCCCATCCATTTAAATTTTTCAAGAGAAACTTTTTTAGCACCTTTTACAGATCTCAGGGAAATTGAGCCAGGGGCAGCTTCGCCTTGCACCCCTGCAGAAAGTCTCCCACTTCAGAAACAGTTCCGATTGCCCCGGTCTATTGCATTGTCAATGTCGCAACCACAGATCCTTTCGGGAGATATACATACCGCAGTCCCTGGGTTTGTCGCTCCCCTTCACCCACCAATTGTTTCCAGTCTTATACCAGCCCCTGCGATTGTTTAGTAAAGTAGAGATACCCCACTGAGAATACAAATCGCTCACTTGTACTGGCAAATGTATTCAACATGCTCATTACTTCTATAGTTTCCCATCTTATCGCTTCCGTCGCAAGGGTATCTGTAGTACGGGATCTGAGAGTTCTTGCTGCACCGATCCCGGTTGCGGTCCCTTCTCGCCTCAAGGGAATCAGCGCCGTCGTCAGGTTCTGCAGCTGGTATGGCAAGAGCCAGGGGAAGTAGAACGGTGAGAATGTAGAGTGGCGACTTCATGGTTGAATGGATCAACAACTGTAGTATTTATAGACTCTTTCTttgatgctgatgattcTGATGGTTCTGATGGTCCAGGGTAGGTCGCTACACGGGTGAACTTGGTCCTTTAAGTATTCCAATTGTGTCTTGTCGGAGAGGATCGTGAAGCTCGATGACGATAAACTTCATCACACGACCGTGGCCACCACGCGTATCTAGGAGTGGAGTCGAGGTATAGCATGACTCCCGAAGACCATTCTAGGCTTCTGATCAGGCTTGTCCATGGCTGTCGAGGCTCCTGGACGTATCAAGACACAGAAGAGGGCACGCGGAAGTTTCGCCAAGCAGAGCAATAGGCTTGGCAAACAGTAGAaagttgatgctggaaagtAAGTAGACGGACTGGCCTGCGATCGTTCGTTGATGCGGGGCCCAGATGGATGATGGTCTGCAGACGCAAAAATAGAAACCGTTGTCGGTTCAAATAAGCTCCAACCTGGGTTGAACGCCTGGAGCCAAGCCCCTAGTGTCGGCTGATCGGTAGAGGCGTTATGGACCCAGACTGCCTATGGCTGCTGCATCGTATTCAACCATTGATTAGCATTCTTGAGTCGTGGTGCACTATGAATAGTTTCTGCAATCATAGGTTGGGTTATTCAGTGTAGAACATGAAGTGTTCTCTGGAATGATTCCCACCATACTCAGGAAACCTCAATAAAATAGTCAACAACTACCCCACAAACTAAAAATATCCTTCTTATGGAGTCCGATACGTCTTCATTGCGTATCGAACGAATCAATCGTCCATGATCCTATCACCATATGAGACTCAACCAAGCAAATACGGTCTCATTGTGCTGTCAAGTGGTTCATTCAGAATCGCCTACTCCTGTTGCGGCCGCGTCGCCACGCCAAGAGTCATACGACACCGAACCTAAAATCAAATGCATTGTTTTCTGGGGATCCCTAGGATCCAGAGCTACAACACAAACAGACTGGTGACCAATTGATTCTGTTGTGGTTGGCAGGCAGTTCCCATCGTATTATCTCCCCCGATATGTGCATCTGAAGGAGTACATTCAGACGCATCACAGCCTCTGTAGGACATGGTATTCCCCACCGATCCAGCTTCACAGATGTCATCTGCAAGGCGACGAAGATAAAAATACCTGCCACTGCTATTCCAAGCCGGAGGAGGTCATCACCAGGCATATGTTCTCCACTACGTCGAGTATCTCTGCTTGATGTAGCAGCTTGACGATGAACCTAAGCACAACTGCTGGCCAGACATGGCTGAGGTCGAAAGGAACCCACCGGATGCTCCGCCTAAAATCATGGGAGTGTTTGTTTAGTGTCGCCAGACTTGGAGAAGCGCTTTACCAGGCAATAGAAGCGAATGAGGAGCCGAGCGCCGACAGAAAACTGTCTTCAATTGGCTGGTACATGCTTCCATTGTTGAACAACCTTTGGGGCCCAATCAGTTCCGATATTATTGATGCGCTGACAGAAGAGTGTGTGCCTGTATAACCATGATTGTTCGATATACGAGGTCAAAAGATGTAGACACGTGAGAGTCAACGGCTGATCTTTCGTGCCAATGGCAGGAATATTTGGCATT contains the following coding sequences:
- the nrps6 gene encoding putative nonribosomal peptide synthase, producing the protein MTAIDVPWLSTPRRDNSHGTRSNSSCQPSCTQRIAVPISPDAVKYPLAVFCFAWAVTLGAYLDSQELVIGFAFHGWDGDTSIPSAGTCRIRIRPEQEILPALDEVVADGDKGLRSWVAQGAGSETDIAIQRKEVGDSLHPAVHGDEKLSPEIIITPSGNQGPYHVQGRFDPHIVAPALAHMMLHQFAFAVQGIVRGQSSIASSQVKDLQAISPDGMAQLMRWNRQSAAEEDGACVQDLIQRTCQQQPHAMAVCAWDGSWSYQELDCQASHLASQLCDHGIEPEKFVGLLFEKSKWTTVAILAVLKAGGAFVLLDPTQPAAYLSAICTMTRTALLLCSSHNQRLAAELRQTTIQVPRDPYHGAMPTSDFRRQSSPAVQPHHTLYACFTSGSTGRPKGFIIDHVAFNSGLQTYAHATGLGCDSRVFQFASYSFAPSITDQLASLIVGASICVPAEEELQNDVEGSISQLQATWLKLTPSVARTLDPGRLPCVKTLILVGEEAQVSDVAAWQDHGITVLGLYGQSENAKGTMVSRKSSEDADPGNIGSPFCAVGWVVDPDDYHRLMPIGATGELLLESPCLCRGYIDNEDETKLAFVSKPSWLTQVRGQGTAQPLLRTGDIVRYNCVDGTFCLVGRKGNRVKLRGQRLELAQVEHHLRSCLSSTHPVLADVVQPANENGRDPMLVAFVPWADSQSAADATDGFFAPPTKDFQTQARAVLGRLRHLLPSFMVPSTLLAVRTIPRTGTGKIHRRRLQEAASMLSRKQLMAYISPFIPYRAPETELERKLQRACGRLLNIEADQISMQDNFFDLGGNSLTARQLVAVARAEGLQVSVAQIFQQPTLAGLAQTHRHPVRRAEVPRSSHDPDPFGRVRDDVRREGLPHIARGNIEDALPVLYTQMTTARDHCVDFFPLRVIGGQLDPEQLRLAWTRVIQAFPILRTVFPRFRGRFIQLVVRDIGDSNFYRVVEAPSGQTAEEWARALCTEAIQFRCPVDRPVAQLTLIQAAGSSALVLRLCHAQYDGSCLEHLVRSLMMAYHGRPLVVESDFQAYTRTCLRLRIPEVLDFWRRFLAGSSPTQLASSMTGDREAARKINRSFFRREVNSLAAPAGFTLATVVKAAWSWVLRNETRSEDVVFGQLVSCRGSVPLPHADTIIGPCMNIIPVRVGRDLLGAVQAQHAQTMEFDMIGMDEIVRHCTSWPAGTEPDSIIIHENFHVDWEVHDGGVTIQKIAAVFNQQPSSLTFLITIPTETGLIAVLMAPANMSSTHADRVLDLFCNTLTRLAWSPAAVLRRSE
- a CDS encoding Hsp70 family protein yields the protein MRPTFVRAFSNNCLDDIIESEINRPSAGPELPATNGPNGGDEGQQPRQFIVAVDFGTTSSAVAYTVLRPGEDRTMVDIHQISSISLYPGSGEKERGLTTEVPTETCYPLNARPRQADSAEAMDVDPPARSGANLSLGVLYRSSFQRITRSKLLLDKTDYTRELREQLQATAENLAELGIINDSMDLIVDFLSHLLAHTKAQLISLHMFNDNDSVEWVLCVPVVWRRRAVRKMQDALIEASRRSLFGRTISNSVENLYIVSKPEAAAAHVLASTREVKAGDTFMVLDAGGGTVDAVIYKLRNTEPLQLEKEAVKPEGALCGSSYLNERCEEILRDRLKDETYLTSPTPGARKAITMEGIIASQVWEFETKVKRNCDIMDSNFTGHVFFIQGLRENKAKNFTDHRLRLDQKEFKDIFRPCLEGTSRLMLKQLQAARQKGIIVKAILRQRSVEIVGSPVGLLRPNVRLIVLIAEYGSDTAVASGAVLRALNQELGPIRIIQSSYGYLRTEPWDPELIKAHNSSKPKQVDPNNGDLYVKNTICWVLKKGDEVPPFAEYRFRTLFTFPANTKQRFKCNQHLYVSDMTFLRTEGHIRPVKPDNELGRRHYRVEYDLVMIVDGYNIRYEARWDNGQGEQVHAEKQINIAAAFASLEPEWESDEDGEEYLTDLCIQSGQRSKSIAIVDCSIPTAICLLNGTMQVADVCSIPPATHCL
- a CDS encoding arylsulfotransferase family protein, giving the protein MFHNLHVCPYEGSDHLCYHQGVQTEGYTRGYYTILDDAYQETTTVHSGNGMFPGDLHELRVIDGKTALISVYQTEPYNLAAYGIGPGNGWVISGAFQEVDIKTGRVLFEWKSLDHVPLSATLTPLQLDGVVGDGRTNGSAWDYFHINSVDKNRDGDYLVSARHTSCIYKVSGATGSIIWQLGGTQSSFQLSGYNFSYQHDARFHEENETTTVLSFFDNASNLHQNTSSASSGKIVSIDHQTNTSTLTRQYHAPGNGLLSLFQGNTQVLPNKHVLIGWGNHPAISEHTEDGTAIFFATLESPGSQNYRAYKANWTAKPSDPPALRAYSASPNPATTFWVSWNGATDVDHWTIHATSPASDQFMPLEAVPSQGFQTTYTSSRYHPRAFAEAIAADGSSMANSSVVDTSSTLPGRG